The sequence below is a genomic window from Streptosporangium lutulentum.
TCGACGTCTGGCGCGTCTTCAAGCAGAACGGCAAGGAGATCAAGCGCGTCAAGGAGACCACGGTCTACCGCCCGGAGGTCGACCTGAAGTGCGTCCCCGCCGCCGCGGCCAGGACCCCTGATCCCCCCGCCCCTCCGGCCAACCCCGACGACGCCACCAACGCCGACCTCCCCGGCGCGGTGGACGCCGCCGACGCCACCAACGCCACCGACGCTGCGAACGACGTCGACCAGTAGGCCCCTCCCCGGTCCCGTTCACATCGGTGGCACGGCGACCGGCCACGGGCGTGGGCGGGCGTGGTCCCGTGACCTCTCCTCGCGGCGCCTCCGCGGAGGCGACTCCGTCTCCGTGGGATGGCGCGGGAGATTACCGGATGATCCCGTGGATGGCGCGGCTGGATAATGCAGCCATGAAGATCTGGGTCCCCTCCGAAGCCGCCGTCGATGTCCTGCGCGATCTGCCCGATGTGGAGTGTGTCGTCTACGACGGCACGAAAGCCGCGCCACCGGAGGCGGAGAAGGTGGAGGTCTGGATCCCGCCGCTGCTCCCGGTGGCGCGGATTCCGGAACTGCTCGCCGAGATGCCCCGGCTGCGGCTGCTGCAGACCGTCACGGCCGGTGTGGAGCCCTACCGGCCGCACCTGCCGGAGGGGGTGACGCTGTGCAACGCGCGGGGAGTGCACGACGCGGGCACCGCCGAATGGGCGGTGGGAGCCATGATCGCCGTGCTGCGGGAGTTCCCGGGGTTCGCCGCCGCGCAACGGGAGGGAAGGTGGACCTACCACCACACCGGCGTGCTGGCCGACTCCACGGTGCTGATCGTCGGTTACGGCTCGATCGGTGAGGCGCTGGAGCGGCGGCTGGACGGTTTCGAGGTGAACGTCGTCCGGGTGGCCAGGACCGCGCGGCCGAACGTGCACGGACAGGACGAGCTGCCGGAGTTGCTGCCCCAGGCTGACGTGGTGGTGCTGCTGGTCCCGTCCACGCCCTCCACCGCCGGTCTCGTGGACGCGGATTTCCTGTCGGCGATGAAGGACGGCGCCGTCCTGGTGAACGCGGCCAGGGGAACGGTCGTGGACACCGGCGCGCTCGTCGCCGAACTGCGGAAAGGCCGCATCCTGGCCGCGCTCGACGTCACCGATCCCGAGCCGCTGCCCCAGGACCATCCCCTGTGGACGGCGCCGGGAGTTCTCATCACCCCGCATGTCGCGGGGAGCAGCCCGGCCTCGGAAAGGCGCATGCTCAAGCTGCTCCGCTCGCAGCTCCTGCGTTACCTCGCAGGTGAGCCGCTCAAGAACGTGATCACGGATTCTTACTGACCGGCAAAGGAATCCGGACCGTGGCTGCCTCGTGACCTGGGGTGCGTACGGTCGGTTACCGCGGTTGTTATCGTCCGCGTGGTTATCAGATCGGTGACGACTATGGCGTTGTCACCACTCAGACCGGCGGAACGGCACACACTGGCCATGTGGCGTTGCCGACGCGGAGAACGACGCGCCGGCAACGGCAACGCGAGCGCAGTGAAATAAG
It includes:
- a CDS encoding 2-hydroxyacid dehydrogenase codes for the protein MKIWVPSEAAVDVLRDLPDVECVVYDGTKAAPPEAEKVEVWIPPLLPVARIPELLAEMPRLRLLQTVTAGVEPYRPHLPEGVTLCNARGVHDAGTAEWAVGAMIAVLREFPGFAAAQREGRWTYHHTGVLADSTVLIVGYGSIGEALERRLDGFEVNVVRVARTARPNVHGQDELPELLPQADVVVLLVPSTPSTAGLVDADFLSAMKDGAVLVNAARGTVVDTGALVAELRKGRILAALDVTDPEPLPQDHPLWTAPGVLITPHVAGSSPASERRMLKLLRSQLLRYLAGEPLKNVITDSY